The Prunus persica cultivar Lovell chromosome G7, Prunus_persica_NCBIv2, whole genome shotgun sequence genome has a segment encoding these proteins:
- the LOC18770239 gene encoding uncharacterized protein LOC18770239 translates to MGGGLLHLFDFNQGSMARKLFTHKKHDGGLEAPRNSLELQVEPQSYCDVGDLPIEENWSKKNYPLESSMKKLINEEISKHSSTRQNAPNIVARLMGMDMFPLDTKSAVQPIEEKSENRRMKSSKKETNGRSSAAHDPSNLKSSRQIDLDSYYHNNDRDATRWGDDQKIENPRRKEHPQEEELKKFKKEFEAWQAARFRECSRIVEVDRTPGRLLGREDLNKEKVALSGRTAIEKTVEPKDYALKTISHEGRVLQCRGDKTELFPAEHEGPFSSRSRRTMSLDFEQSSMTSKKRLDASSAPTRIVILKPGPDRLCNQEETWIGSSNTLEQRGGIEDFLEEVKERLKCELQGKMHKRGSVVRGSGVETPYSEQPSAPKKIARHIANQVRESVTRDLGMNLLRSESTKSYRSEIQFNGPGSPEFIHRDTRRIFLERLRSASKRETDLGVPVLVSGSSSLSAFDNDRARLKQVGDTLEAQKDMSCWERGIVKDEHEKTRSFRHGPHDKEVLDRELSPRNLIRSLSAPVPGTSFGKLLLEDRHVLTGAHIQRKHEGIDHMSMEMKHQKKERFNFKEKVSNFRYSFTLRGRLFGKKIQSIAESHCNHYPMKDIMSGPTVVMNSGERHENFTEVPPSPASVCSSAREDFWRPTDYLSPISTPATPREDNIVPRAFRDISDNLNELRRQLNQLESDEPEDIKDEQKVVETEMVGLEDPAEAYIRDLLVACGLYDGSFEKSLARWDTFSKPISNSVFEEVEESHKKLAKKDDSSANDHNEKVDHKVLRDLLNEALSTVLGPPRSMSKFRRKIIGSSVLPPLRGKKLLNCVWQIIHERLHPPTDGPYYSLDDMVSRDLGSSPWSGLIDDDVNALGGEMESLITEDLVQEILDDMQL, encoded by the exons ATGGGAGGAGGCTTATTGCACCTTTTTGATTTCAATCAAGGCAGCATGGCCAGAAAACTTTTTACTCATAAGAAGCATGATGGCG GCCTGGAAGCTCCACGAAATAGCCTGGAGCTGCAAGTAGAACCTCAGAGCTATTGTGATGTGGGAGATTTACCG ATTGAAGAAAATTGGTCCAAAAAGAATTATCCTCTTGAAAGTTCaatgaagaaattgatcaaTGAGGAAATATCAAAACATTCGAGTACCAGACAAAATGCACCAAACATTGTGGCCCGACTCATGGGGATGGATATGTTTCCATTGGATACAAAATCTGCAGTTCAGCCTATTGAGGAAAAGAGTGAAAATAGGAGAATGAAATCTTCAAAGAAGGAAACGAATGGAAGGAGCTCAGCTGCCCATGACCCTTCTAACTTAAAGTCCTCCAGGCAGATTGATCTTGATTCTTATTATCATAATAACGATAGAGATGCCACTAGGTGGGGTGATGaccagaaaattgaaaatccaaGGCGTAAAGAACATCCTCAAGAGGAGGAACTAAAAAAGTTCAAGAAAGAATTTGAAGCATGGCAAGCTGCCAGGTTTAGGGAATGTTCAAGGATTGTCGAAGTTGACAGAACCCCAGGACGTTTGCTTGGTCGAGAGGACCTCAACAAGGAAAAGGTGGCACTTTCAGGGCGTACAGCAATTGAGAAAACTGTAGAACCTAAGGATTATGCACTAAAAACAATCTCACATGAAGGACGTGTTTTGCAATGTCGTGGAGATAAGACAGAATTATTCCCAGCTGAGCATGAGGGACCTTTTTCTTCAAGAAGCAGAAGAACCATGAGCTTAGACTTTGAGCAATCTTCCATGACTTCTAAAAAGAGATTGGACGCATCTTCTGCTCCTACAAGGATAGTTATCTTAAAACCTGGTCCTGATAGACTTTGTAACCAGGAAGAGACTTGGATAGGTTCTTCAAACACTTTAGAGCAGAGGGGTGGCATAGAAGATTTTCTTGAGGAGGTGAAGGAACGGCTAAAATGTGAACTGCAAGGGAAAATGCATAAAAGGGGTTCTGTTGTCCGAGGAAGTGGAGTCGAGACTCCATATAGTGAACAGCCATCAGCTCCTAAGAAAATTGCTCGACACATTGCAAACCAGGTTAGAGAAAGTGTAACTAGGGACCTTGGAATGAATTTGCTCAGGTCAGAATCAACAAAATCATACAGAAGCGAAATTCAGTTCAATGGACCAGGTTCCCCAGAATTCATACATAGAGATACTAGAAGGATCTTCTTAGAGAGACTAAGAAGTGCTTCGAAAAGAGAAACAGATCTTGGTGTTCCTGTATTAGTTTCTGGAAGCTCTAGTTTATCTGCATTTGACAATGATAGGGCCAGACTAAAACAAGTGGGAGATACTCTGGAAGCTCAAAAAGACATGAGTTGCTGGGAAAGGGGAATAGTGAAAGATGAACATGAAAAAACAAGATCATTCAGACATGGACCACATGATAAAGAGGTGCTTGATAGAGAGTTGTCCCCTAGAAACCTCATTAGATCTTTATCAGCCCCAGTACCCGGAACATCTTTTGGGAAACTTCTTCTGGAGGACCGTCATGTTTTAACTGGTGCTCACATCCAGAGGAAGCATGAAGGCATTGACCACATGTCCATGGAGATGAAACatcagaagaaagaaaggtttaattttaaagaaaaagtttccAATTTCAGGTACAGTTTTACTCTTAGGGGGAGGCTGTTTggcaaaaaaattcaatcaattGCGGAATCACATTGTAACCATTATCCTATGAAGGATATCATGAGTGGGCCAACAGTGGTTATGAACTCCGGAGAGAGACAT GAGAATTTCACTGAGGTTCCTCCTAGTCCTGCATCTGTTTGCAGCAGTGCTAGGGAAGATTTTTGGAGGCCAACTGATTATCTTAGTCCAATATCAACTCCTGCAACTCCAAGAGAGGATAATATTGTTCCTCGGGCTTTCAGAGACATCAGCGATAATCTGAATG AGCTGCGAAGGCAACTGAATCAACTTGAGTCTGATGAGCCTGAGGACATAAAAGATGAACAGAAAGTGGTCGAGACTGAAATGGTTGGGTTAGAGGACCCAGCAGAGGCTTACATACGAGATTTGCTTGTTGCTTGTGGTTTGTATGATGGGTCATTTGAGAAATCATTAGCGAGATGGGACACATTTTCAAAGCCCATCAGCAACTCAGTGTTCGAAGAAGTGGAAGAATCTCACAAAAAATTGGCCAAGAAAGATGATAGCTCAGCAAACGATCACAATGAAAAGGTAGACCACAAGGTGTTACGTGATTTGTTGAACGAAGCTCTTTCAACTGTTCTTGGACCACCTAGAAGCATGTCTAAGTTTAGGAGAAAAATTATAGGTTCATCTGTGCTGCCACCTTTACGTGGTAAGAAGTTGTTAAATTGTGTGTGGCAAATTATCCATGAGCGCCTACACCCTCCAACTGATGGACCCTATTACTCACTTGACGACATGGTCTCCCGGGATCTTGGATCGAGTCCTTGGTCGGGACTGATTGACGATGACGTTAATGCTCTGGGAGGAGAGATGGAAAGCCTGATCACGGAAGATCTTGTTCAGGAAATTTTGGATGATATGCAGTTATGA
- the LOC18771308 gene encoding WUSCHEL-related homeobox 8, which translates to MMEWEKLQQKEHEMDGQANGNGGVLYVKVMTDEQLETLRKQIAVYASICEQLVEMHKNLTAQQDLAGVRMGNLYCDPLMTSAGHKITARQRWTPTPVQLQILERLFEQGNGTPSKQKIKEITSELSQHGQISETNVYNWFQNRRARSKRKQQNAACNHAESEVETEVDSPKDKKTRPEELFQSQQNSAQRTEDLCFQSPEISSDLHFLDPQTTKTDKMFPSNSGLRTSRHLSEMSFYDEVLSNSRNDLMTGKIEAGNYNLFQQAEDYGMTG; encoded by the exons ATGATGGAGTGGGAGAAGCTGCAACAGAAAGAGCATGAAATGGATGGGCAGGCGAATGGGAATGGAGGAGTGTTGTATGTGAAGGTGATGACTGATGAGCAATTGGAGACTCTTCGCAAGCAAATTGCTGTTTATGCCTCCATTTGTGAGCAGCTTGTTGAGATGCACAAGAACCTTACAGCCCAGCAAGATCTTGCAG GTGTCCGGATGGGAAATCTGTACTGCGACCCGCTGATGACATCTGCGGGACACAAAATTACTGCCAGACAGAGGTGGACTCCAACACCTGTGCAGCTACAAATTCTGGAGCGCTTATTTGAACAAGGGAATGGAACTCCAAGCAAGCAAAAGATCAAAGAGATAACCTCTGAGCTGAGCCAGCACGGGCAAATTTCTGAAACGAATGTTTACAATTGGTTCCAGAACCGGCGTGCTCGATCAAAAAGGAAGCAACAAAATGCAGCATGTAACCATGCTGAATCAGAAGTAGAGACAGAAGTGGACTCACCAAAGGACAAGAAAACAAGACCAGAGGAACTGTTTCAGTCCCAGCAGAACTCAGCTCAAAGGACTGAAGATTTGTGTTTCCAGAGTCCTGAGATAAGTTCTGACCTGCATTTCTTGGATCCACAGACCACGAAGACAGATAAAATGTTCCCATCAAACAGCGGTTTAAGGACTTCCAGACATTTAAGCGAAATGTCATTCTATGATGAAGTGCTATCAAACTCAA GAAATGACCTCATGACTGGAAAGATTGAAGCAGGCAACTACAATCTTTTTCAGCAGGCAGAAGACTACGGCATGACCGGTTGA